Proteins from a genomic interval of Lycium ferocissimum isolate CSIRO_LF1 chromosome 2, AGI_CSIRO_Lferr_CH_V1, whole genome shotgun sequence:
- the LOC132047124 gene encoding auxin efflux carrier component 8: MISLIDVYHVVVATIPLYVVMILAYISVKWWKLFSPEQCSGINKFVAKFSIPLLSFQVISGSNLYKVNLKLLLADFIQKFLAVFLLAVFAKLKPKGSLTWIITGLSVSTLPNTLILGIPLIKAIFGDAEAELLAQLIALQSLVWYNLLLLLFELNATTESYVTSPSEVAVELEVPEEPELEEDGEEEAKDRSPRKKTIMLILLTVGRKLIINPNTHATLASVIWSSIHFRWGVNLPKVVEQSISILSDGGLGMAMFSIGVFMASQASIIACGTKKAILAMALKFVLGPILMAISSIAVGLRGKLFKLAIVQAALPQGIVPFVFAKEYNVHPTILSTGVIFGMLIAIPIALAYYFLLEI; encoded by the exons ATGATATCCCTAATTGATGTCTACCATGTTGTGGTAGCCACTATACCTTTATATGTTGTCATGATCTTAGCCTATATATCAGTCAAGTGGTGGAAACTCTTTTCACCAGAGCAATGCTCTGGCATCAATAAGTTTGTGGCGAAATTTTCAATACCTTTATTGTCCTTCCAAGTGATATCAGGAAGCAACCTCTACAAAGTAAACCTGAAGCTTCTATTAGCAGATTTCATTCAAAAATTTCTTGCTGTCTTTCTGCTGGCAGTTTTTGCCAAACTGAAGCCAAAAGGAAGCCTGACTTGGATCATAACAGGTCTTTCAGTTTCCACCCTTCCAAACACCTTAATCTTGGGGATCCCGCTAATAAAGGCCATTTTTGGTGATGCGGAAGCAGAATTACTAGCGCAGCTAATTGCACTGCAGAGTTTAGTTTGGTACAACCTCCTCCTACTCTTGTTTGAGCTCAATGCAACAACAGAATCTTATGTGACATCACCCTCAGAAGTAGCAG TTGAGCTAGAGGTACCTGAAGAACCAGAACTAGAAGAGGATGGGGAGGAGGAAGCAAAAGATAGATCCCCAAGGAAGAAAACGATTATGCTAATTCTTCTAACAGTTGGAAGGAAACTCATAATAAATCCTAATACACATGCAACTCTGGCCAGTGTTATTTGGTCAAGCATACACTTCAG GTGGGGAGTCAATCTGCCAAAAGTTGTTGAACaatcaatatcaatactttCAGATGGAGGGCTAGGAATGGCAATGTTTAGCATAG GTGTTTTCATGGCATCCCAAGCTAGTATTATAGCATGCGGAACGAAAAAGGCAATATTAGCAATGGCATTGAAGTTTGTGCTTGGACCTATCCTCATGGCTATCTCATCTATTGCTGTTGGACTAAGGGGAAAATTGTTTAAATTGGCAATAGTGCAG GCAGCCCTTCCCCAAGGAATCGTTCCTTTTGTGTTTGCCAAGGAGTATAACGTACATCCAACCATCTTAAGTACAGG GGTAATCTTTGGCATGCTGATTGCAATACCAATTGCTTTGGCATACTATTTCCTGTTGGAAATATGA
- the LOC132047125 gene encoding uncharacterized protein LOC132047125: MPFHPNTMRNKAGAQIAKSFDAQKYLKRVGLGKEDYHFWKQVGKALLCTYTLFGVMWVWNETSPLGWWTLKPRPKEEKELAHLYERRKFPYPGDEKAMEEFVAKGGMIGTTIGPKGVIESDKDSYNYQKALQDKKVDQEAFKLWTRMRNEVISELQEKGFDVE, translated from the exons ATGCCGTTTCACCCAAACACGATGCGTAACAAAGCAGGTGCTCAAATTGCAAAATCATTCGATGCCCAGAAATACCTGAAGAGAGTTGGATTAGGTAAAGAGGATTATCACTTCTGGAAACAAGTAGGAAAAGCTTTGCTCTGTACTTACACTCTGTTTGGGGTGATGTGGGTGTGGAATGAAACTTCACCGCTTGGTTGGTGGACATTAAAGCCAcgtccaaaagaagaaaaagaactaGCACATCTTTACGAACGCCGCAAATTTCCATATCCAG GTGATGAGAAGGCTATGGAAGAGTTTGTTGCTAAAGGTGGGATGATTGGTACTACTATTGGTCCAAAGGGAGTGATTGAATCTGATAAAGATTCGTATAATTATCAGAAAGCATTGCAGGATAAGAAAGTTGATCAAGAAGCGTTCAAGCTGTGGACGAGGATGAGGAATGAGGTTATTTCTGAGCTTCAAGAGAAAGGGTTTGATGTAGAGTGA